The Chloroflexota bacterium genome has a window encoding:
- a CDS encoding murein L,D-transpeptidase: MPSGARGLPPGVGPHDKWIDVNLSRQRLYAYVGTQLIRQFVVSTGVAAYPTVTGTYHIYVKYVSTLMTGPGYYLPNVPYTMYFYRGYGIHGTYWHHNFGVPMSHGCVNMRTPDAQWLFNWAPLGTTVHIHY; the protein is encoded by the coding sequence CTGCCTTCTGGCGCCCGCGGGCTTCCGCCGGGTGTGGGGCCGCACGACAAGTGGATCGACGTCAACCTCTCGCGCCAGCGGCTGTATGCCTACGTTGGCACGCAACTCATCCGGCAATTCGTGGTTTCTACGGGCGTGGCGGCCTATCCTACTGTGACTGGCACCTATCACATCTATGTCAAGTATGTTTCCACCCTTATGACCGGGCCGGGTTATTACCTGCCGAACGTGCCCTATACGATGTATTTTTACCGTGGTTACGGCATTCACGGCACCTACTGGCACCACAACTTTGGGGTGCCGATGAGCCATGGCTGCGTGAACATGCGCACGCCAGATGCCCAATGGCTTTTCAACTGGGCGCCGCTGGGCACCACGGTGCACATTCACTATTGA